Genomic segment of Streptomyces sp. NBC_01210:
GTTGCTTGCCCGGATGTGCCCACATGAAGCCCAGATAGGCGCGGTGGTTGGCGCGCTGCTGCCACCAGTCGCCGGGCATCTTGCTCACCAGCGACCGTTTGCCGTGCACCACCTCGTCGTGCGAGATCGGCAGGACATAATTCTCGCTGTACGCGTACACCATCGAGAAGGTCATCTCGTTGTGGTGGAACTTGCGGTGCACCGGTTCGTGTGTGACATAGCCCAGCGAGTCGTGCATCCAGCCCATGTTCCACTTCAGGCCGAAACCGAGGCCGCCGAAGCCGCCGGGGCCCACATGGTGGGTGGCACGGGTGACGCCGTCCCAGGCCGTGGACTCCTCGGCGATGGTGACGACGCCGGGACAGCGCCGGTAGACCGTGGCATTCATCTCCTGGAGGAAGGCGACCGCGTCCAGGTTCTCCCGGCCGCCGTGGACGTTCGGCGACCATTCGCCCTGCTCGCGGGAGTAGTCGAGGTAGAGCATCGAGGCGACGGCATCCACCCGCAGCCCGTCGATATGGAACTCCTCGCACCAGTACGTCGCGTTGGCGACCAGGAAATTCCGCACCTCCTTGCGGCCGTAGTCGAACTCGAGGGTGCCCCAGTCCGGGTGCGCGGCACGCGCCGGGTCCTCGTGCTCGTACAGCGTGCGGCCGTCGAACGCGGCCAGCGCCCAGTCGTCCTTCGGGAAGTGCGCCGGTACCCAGTCCACCAGCACCCCGATGCCCGCCCGGTGCAGGGCGTCGATGAGGAAGCGGAAATCGTCAGGGGTGCCCATCCGGGAGGTCGGTGCGTAGAAACCGGTGACCTGATAACCCCAGGAGCCGCCGAAGGGGTGCTCGGCGACCGGCATCAGCTCGACATGAGTGAAACCCAGGTCCTTGACGTACGCGGGGAGCTGGAGGGCGAGCTGGCGATAGGTCAGGCCGGGCCGCCAGGAACCCAGGTGCACCTCGTAGACGGAGAGGGGTGCCTCGTGCACCGGCAGGTCGCCGCGGTGCGCCATCCACTCCTCGTCCCGCCACACATGATGGGACTCGGTCACGATCGAGGCATTGGCAGGCGGCACCTCGGCGCGCTGCGCCATCGGGTCGGCGCGCAGGGTGTGCGATCCGTCCGGGCGGGTGATGTCGAACTTGTAGAGCGCGCCCTCGCTCACCCCCGGGACGAACAGCTCCCACACGCCCGTCGAGCCCAGTGACCGCATCGGATGGCCGGTGCCGTCCCAGTAATTGAAGTCGCCGACGACGCGCACCCCGCGGGCATTGGGCGCCCAGACGGTGAACCGGGTCCCGGTGACGGCCTGGTGCGTCATCGGATGCGCGCCGAGCGCCTTCCACAGCTCCTCGTGCCGACCCTCGCCGATCAGATGCAGATCGAGTTCGCCGAGTGAGGGCAGGAAGCGGTACGGGTCCTGCACCTCGATCTCGAGGGTGCCCGGGCTCTCGTCCTCTTCGGTGGCCTCGCCCGCGTCGTACGCGACCAGCAGTTGGTACTCCGGAACCGTACGCAGCGGCAGCACACCGGAGAAGAACCCGTCGCCGTCCTCATGCAGCTCGGCCCGCAGCCCCTTGGCCAGCACAGTCACCGCCCGCGCGTACGGGCGCAACGCGCGCAGCTCGACGCCGCCCCGGACCGAGTGCGCGCCGAGCAGCCCGTGCGGATCGTGGTGGGTGCCGGCCAGCAGCCGTTCCCTGTCCCCGGCCGCGAGCGGTCGCGCGGCCCGTACGCCATGACTGCCGCCGGCGCGCGGCCGTGGCGCGGCGGGCTGCTTGCGGCCGGGCCCGGCCGCTGCCGTCGGATTCGGTACATCGGGGTCGGAGGAATTACGGGACGGGGGTCGGGCGGTCACGGGGGTCGGCCTCCTTGGGCTGTGGGGGGATCAGGTGAGGGCGGCCAGACGGTCGATCGCCGCCATCGGCACCGGCAGCCAGTCGGGGCGGTGCCGGGCCTCGTACACGACCTCGTACACGGCCTTGTCCGTCTCGTACGCGCGCAGCAGTTCGGGCTCGGTGCGCGGATCGGCGCCGGAGATCTCGGCATAGCCCTCGCAGTACGCCGTACGGCAGCGCTCCGCCCAGGCCGGGTTCCACGGGCGGTGCGTACGGGCCGCGTAGTCGAACGAGCGGAGCATGCCGGCCACATCGCGTACCGGGGGCTGCGGCCTGCGCCGTTCGCTGAGCGGGCGCGCGGGCTCACCCTCGAAGTCGATGACCGACCAGTGGCCGTCGCCGTCGCCGTCGCCGTCGGAGGATCCGGAGACACCGGGGGAACCGGCGGCGAGCAGGGTCTGCCCCAGATGGAGGTCGCCGTGCACGCGCTGTGCCCGCCAGGCGCGGCCGCGCCTGCCCAGCGCGGCGATCGCGTCGAAGGCGGCGCGCAGCCGGGGCGCGTACGGCAGCAGGGCGGGCACCGCCTGCGCGGCCGCGTCCAGCCGCTCCGACATCGCCGCAGCCAGATGCTCGGCCTGCTGTCGGCGCAGCATCACCGTCGGCAGGGCGCCGGCCAGCGCCGAATGGACCTCGGCGGTGACCCGGCCCAGCGCGCAGGCCTCTGCGGTGAAGGAGCGCCCGTCCGCCAGCGACTCCAGCGCGAGCAGCCAGCCGTCCTCGGAGCCGCGCAGGAACGGCTGCAGAACACCGAGGGTGTACGGCTCCGGTGTGGTGGACTCGTACCAGGCGACGGGCGCGGGCACCCGGCCGCACCCGGCGCGGGCGAGCGCGAGCGGCAGCTCGAGATCGGGGTTGGGGCCCGGATGGACCCGGCGGAAGAGCTTGAGGATGTACGCATCGCCGTACACCAGCGAGGAGTTGGACTGCTCGGCGTCCAGCGGCCGTGCGGTGAGCCCGCCGGGAATGGCCGGGCCGCGGTCGAGCCGGTCGAAGCGGAGCGGCCCGAGTACGCCGGGCGTGCGCAGCCGCTCCAGGATCAGCTCGGCGAGACGCGGATCATGTACGCCCTCGTAGACCGTCAGCCCGGCCAGCGGGCCCTCCGCGGGACGGCCGATCAGCGCGGGCGCGAGATACGGCGGCAGTGTCTGGCGTACTCCGAGCAGGAGTTGGTAGCAGTCGTTCGTGGACGGAGCGGGAGGTCCATGCTGCTGGACGCGCACGAGCAGATGCAGCAGCCCGGCACCTGGGCCGTCCACCGGCAGCAGTTCGGTCGCCGAGACGGGCGAGAACCCGGTGACAGGGCGGCCCTTGCCGGCGAACCAGCGCTGCCGGGGCAGCCATTCGTGCAGGAGTGGGGCGAGTGACGGGAGAAGAGCGACGGGAGTCCGGGTGGATGCAGCCTCCGACATGGCATCGCGTCCTTTCCCCGGGTACACCACGAATGCGCAGAGTGTCCCGGATTACAGCAGTGGCTGTCCGGCGGCGCGCGGGGATGAAGGGGAGAGTGCCCGGTGCGGGGCGGCGGAAACCGCCCCGCGGGACATACCTGTCCCCAGATGTGACTCAGGTTGTAGCCGAATCCTTCCGCAGCCGGAACCAGTAGAAGCCGTGACCGGCGAGAGTCAGCAAGTAGGGCCACTGACCGATGGCCGGGAATCGCACTCCGCCGATGAGCTCCACCGGATGGCGTCCGCTGAACGTCCGCAGATCGAGCTCGGTGGGCTGCGCGAAACGCGAGAAATTGTTCACGCAGAGCACGAGATCGTCCCCGTGTCCGTCAACTGACGGGGCCTCGCGCAGGAAGGCGAGCACGGCCGGGTTCGACGAGGGCAGTTCGGTGTACGAGCCCAGTCCGAAGGCGTGGTTCTGCTTACGGATCTCGATCATCCGCCGGGTCCAGTGCAGCAGCGAGGACGGCGAGGCCATCGCCGCCTCCACATTGGTGACCTGGTAGCCGTAGACCGGATCCATGATCGTCGGGAGGTAGAGCCGGCCCGGGTCGCTGGAGGAGAATCCCGCGTTCCGGTCCGGTGTCCACTGCATCGGGGTCCGCACGGCGTCCCGGTCGCCGAGCCAGATGTTGTCGCCCATCCCGATCTCGTCGCCGTAGTACAGGATCGGCGAGCCCGGCAGCGACAGCAGCAGCGCCGTGAACAGCTCGATCTGATTGCGGTCGTTGTCCAGCAGCGGGGCCAGCCGCCGGCGGATGCCGATATTGGCGCGCATCCGAGGATCCTTGGCGTACTCCGCGTACATGTAGTCGCGCTCTTCGTCCGTGACCATTTCGAGCGTGAGCTCGTCGTGGTTGCGCAGGAAGATGCC
This window contains:
- a CDS encoding maltokinase N-terminal cap-like domain-containing protein: MSEAASTRTPVALLPSLAPLLHEWLPRQRWFAGKGRPVTGFSPVSATELLPVDGPGAGLLHLLVRVQQHGPPAPSTNDCYQLLLGVRQTLPPYLAPALIGRPAEGPLAGLTVYEGVHDPRLAELILERLRTPGVLGPLRFDRLDRGPAIPGGLTARPLDAEQSNSSLVYGDAYILKLFRRVHPGPNPDLELPLALARAGCGRVPAPVAWYESTTPEPYTLGVLQPFLRGSEDGWLLALESLADGRSFTAEACALGRVTAEVHSALAGALPTVMLRRQQAEHLAAAMSERLDAAAQAVPALLPYAPRLRAAFDAIAALGRRGRAWRAQRVHGDLHLGQTLLAAGSPGVSGSSDGDGDGDGHWSVIDFEGEPARPLSERRRPQPPVRDVAGMLRSFDYAARTHRPWNPAWAERCRTAYCEGYAEISGADPRTEPELLRAYETDKAVYEVVYEARHRPDWLPVPMAAIDRLAALT
- the glgB gene encoding 1,4-alpha-glucan branching enzyme, with product MTARPPSRNSSDPDVPNPTAAAGPGRKQPAAPRPRAGGSHGVRAARPLAAGDRERLLAGTHHDPHGLLGAHSVRGGVELRALRPYARAVTVLAKGLRAELHEDGDGFFSGVLPLRTVPEYQLLVAYDAGEATEEDESPGTLEIEVQDPYRFLPSLGELDLHLIGEGRHEELWKALGAHPMTHQAVTGTRFTVWAPNARGVRVVGDFNYWDGTGHPMRSLGSTGVWELFVPGVSEGALYKFDITRPDGSHTLRADPMAQRAEVPPANASIVTESHHVWRDEEWMAHRGDLPVHEAPLSVYEVHLGSWRPGLTYRQLALQLPAYVKDLGFTHVELMPVAEHPFGGSWGYQVTGFYAPTSRMGTPDDFRFLIDALHRAGIGVLVDWVPAHFPKDDWALAAFDGRTLYEHEDPARAAHPDWGTLEFDYGRKEVRNFLVANATYWCEEFHIDGLRVDAVASMLYLDYSREQGEWSPNVHGGRENLDAVAFLQEMNATVYRRCPGVVTIAEESTAWDGVTRATHHVGPGGFGGLGFGLKWNMGWMHDSLGYVTHEPVHRKFHHNEMTFSMVYAYSENYVLPISHDEVVHGKRSLVSKMPGDWWQQRANHRAYLGFMWAHPGKQLLFMGQEFAQGAEWSEGHGPDWWLLDPSYAAEADHRGVRHLVSDLNAVYGATPALWQRDTLPEGFAWVDGDAAEDNVFAFLRYDASGATLLAVSHFSPVVRHEYRLGVPDPGQAWTEILNTDAARYGGGNVLNEDPLKPESVPSHGRPASIQLTLPPLATVWLRPA